From one uncultured Methanoregula sp. genomic stretch:
- a CDS encoding PKD domain-containing protein, with amino-acid sequence MRAITAQWVFFVLVSVFILLPASAASTPAASFVVNATSGTIPCGIQFIDTSTNSPTAWVWSFGDGGTSSEQNPSHEYTNAGTFTVTLTATNAAGSDTVTKTGYIAATKSTPAPTAAFVSNSTSGTASFAVQFVDASTYSPTGWAWSFGDGSTSAEQNPSHTYTSAGTYTVTLTATNAAGSNTVTKTGFITVSASSSVPAASFVTTVTSGTVPLAVQFVDTSTNSPTAWVWSFGDGSTSSEKNPSHTYTTAGTYTVTLTVTNTGGSNTVTQSGIITAYYAVPVVGFTANRTSGTAPVAVGFTDTSSNSPTSWYWYFGDGGTSTVQNPEYSYSDSSVYSVSLTATNSAGSNTTTQSGLITVTAITSPAVSFTSDVTTGTVPVTVQFTDTSSYSPTGWQWSFGDGASSTVQNPTHTYTTAGTYTVLLSASNAGGSRTKTVNDYIVVSAQSLTTTIPTTIPVTATATPAPTVTSTAVTPAAVAVNQTAPASEDSSGLLPYVGIGFAILICIGIVLVKRNPPRGGSRRSRGREL; translated from the coding sequence ATGAGAGCGATAACGGCTCAATGGGTTTTTTTTGTACTCGTTTCAGTATTCATCCTCCTTCCCGCATCTGCCGCATCAACGCCGGCAGCCTCATTTGTCGTGAATGCGACGTCAGGGACGATACCCTGCGGTATCCAGTTCATTGATACATCAACGAATTCTCCGACTGCCTGGGTGTGGTCGTTCGGGGATGGCGGCACATCGTCGGAACAGAATCCCTCGCACGAATACACGAATGCCGGAACGTTTACGGTGACCCTGACCGCAACGAATGCTGCAGGAAGTGATACCGTGACAAAGACCGGATATATCGCGGCAACCAAATCGACACCGGCGCCAACGGCTGCGTTCGTATCGAACAGCACTTCGGGGACAGCCTCCTTTGCCGTCCAGTTCGTGGATGCCTCAACCTATTCTCCCACCGGGTGGGCATGGTCGTTCGGCGATGGCAGCACGTCCGCTGAACAGAATCCTTCGCATACCTATACGTCCGCCGGTACCTACACGGTGACCCTGACAGCAACGAATGCTGCAGGAAGTAATACCGTGACTAAGACCGGATTTATTACCGTGAGCGCATCATCATCTGTTCCAGCGGCCTCGTTTGTCACCACGGTTACTTCAGGTACCGTGCCTCTGGCCGTCCAGTTTGTTGATACATCAACGAATTCTCCGACTGCCTGGGTGTGGTCTTTTGGTGATGGCAGCACTTCTTCTGAGAAGAATCCCTCACATACCTACACAACTGCCGGTACCTATACCGTAACTCTTACGGTGACCAATACCGGGGGAAGCAACACCGTAACCCAGTCCGGGATCATCACGGCATACTATGCGGTTCCTGTTGTTGGATTCACCGCAAACAGAACCTCCGGCACTGCGCCCGTTGCAGTCGGATTTACTGATACGTCATCCAATTCCCCGACATCCTGGTACTGGTATTTCGGCGATGGCGGGACTTCGACTGTTCAGAACCCGGAATACTCGTATTCCGATTCAAGCGTGTATTCCGTCAGTCTGACGGCTACGAATAGTGCAGGGTCCAATACAACCACCCAGTCAGGTCTCATAACCGTCACTGCCATCACCTCACCGGCCGTATCGTTCACATCGGATGTCACCACCGGCACGGTCCCGGTGACGGTCCAGTTCACTGACACGTCCTCGTACTCTCCGACAGGCTGGCAGTGGTCTTTTGGTGACGGCGCATCGTCAACTGTTCAGAATCCCACACATACCTATACTACTGCCGGTACCTATACGGTCCTTCTTTCGGCATCCAATGCCGGAGGGAGCCGTACAAAGACAGTAAATGATTACATCGTCGTATCTGCACAGTCCTTGACAACAACGATTCCGACAACCATACCGGTAACGGCTACCGCAACGCCTGCTCCAACCGTGACAAGTACTGCCGTGACACCCGCTGCCGTAGCGGTGAACCAGACTGCACCCGCATCAGAAGACTCATCCGGTTTACTGCCCTATGTTGGAATAGGATTTGCGATCCTGATATGTATCGGGATTGTTCTTGTCAAACGGAATCCTCCACGGGGAGGATCACGAAGGTCCCGTGGCAGGGAACTCTGA
- a CDS encoding ABC transporter permease, with amino-acid sequence MKDIFFDLSVRSVRLNYLRSILASIGIVIGVIAISTMGMLGTNMQLQTKDQLSAGANTIVITPDAVRMGPPGSSPSSSSSSSVITKTQLAKIKLAAGSNASNVIPIYSTNTEFTLSSTPGRGTIYGINPEVITSFLTIEEGTNLEGANDALVGSTIASNFNLKIGSKIKIGSTKSGSRPEVKIVGILKERGQAADSVRTDNAIVVSDEWYTKEYGGEDEYPQVNVIVKDVDTITGTEQVIDAKLNTNQKTPVVRVSDASTMLSSITSTLSTMTTFILAIGGISLLVAATSIFNVMMMSVTERVQEIGILLSIGTETGEVRRMFLYEAFILGILGAVIGGVGSLIIGYSVVSYMIGTTEYFFLPDSIIYVPAGMLIGIIVCVISGLYPAWRASNMDPIDALRSE; translated from the coding sequence ATGAAAGATATTTTCTTCGACCTCTCGGTCCGGAGTGTAAGACTGAATTATCTGCGTTCAATCTTAGCGTCCATCGGCATCGTTATCGGTGTGATTGCCATCTCCACCATGGGAATGCTGGGGACCAACATGCAGCTGCAGACCAAAGACCAGCTCTCTGCCGGAGCAAATACCATTGTTATTACGCCGGATGCGGTCCGGATGGGCCCGCCGGGATCCAGCCCCTCGTCCTCATCGTCCTCATCGGTAATAACCAAGACCCAGCTTGCCAAAATCAAACTTGCTGCGGGATCAAATGCCAGCAATGTAATCCCCATTTACTCAACAAATACGGAATTCACGCTGAGCTCAACTCCTGGCAGGGGTACTATCTACGGGATCAACCCTGAAGTCATTACCTCGTTCCTCACGATCGAGGAAGGGACCAACCTCGAAGGGGCAAACGATGCCCTCGTAGGATCGACCATTGCATCGAATTTCAACCTGAAAATCGGGAGCAAAATCAAGATCGGATCCACAAAATCCGGATCCCGCCCGGAAGTCAAGATCGTCGGGATCCTCAAGGAACGGGGACAGGCAGCAGACAGTGTCAGGACTGACAATGCCATCGTTGTCTCCGATGAATGGTATACAAAAGAGTATGGCGGGGAAGATGAGTATCCCCAGGTAAACGTGATCGTGAAAGATGTCGATACCATAACAGGTACCGAACAGGTAATTGATGCAAAGCTCAATACCAATCAGAAAACTCCTGTTGTGCGTGTGTCTGATGCAAGTACCATGCTGTCCAGTATCACGTCAACCCTGAGCACGATGACCACGTTCATCCTTGCGATAGGGGGCATCTCGCTCCTGGTCGCTGCCACGAGCATCTTCAATGTCATGATGATGTCGGTCACTGAACGGGTGCAGGAGATTGGTATCCTGCTCTCCATAGGAACGGAAACCGGGGAGGTTCGCCGGATGTTCCTCTACGAGGCATTCATCCTTGGTATTCTCGGTGCTGTTATCGGTGGAGTCGGCAGTCTCATCATCGGGTATTCCGTGGTAAGTTACATGATCGGAACGACCGAGTATTTCTTCCTGCCGGATAGCATCATCTATGTCCCAGCAGGAATGCTTATCGGGATAATTGTATGTGTGATCTCCGGACTGTACCCCGCATGGCGGGCATCCAATATGGATCCCATCGATGCACTGAGAAGTGAATAG
- a CDS encoding ABC transporter ATP-binding protein has product MTQTPLIRLADVSKVYHLEAGDFTAMDHVSLDIMDNDFVAIMGPSGSGKSTMMNQLGILDVPTSGELLIDGRNVAKLTSLERTHMRRDTIGYIFQKFYLIPLLSAYENVEYPLILKYKKRDTSGKATALLEAVGIDREMSAHRPTQLSGGQQQRVAVARALVNDPKILLCDEPTGNLDRKTGTQIMDILCGLHNEGKTVIIVTHDPKIAEYAQRTIRLEDGRIAES; this is encoded by the coding sequence ATGACCCAAACCCCACTTATCCGGCTCGCTGATGTATCCAAAGTGTATCATCTCGAGGCCGGTGACTTCACTGCAATGGATCATGTCTCGCTCGACATCATGGACAATGATTTTGTAGCCATCATGGGACCTTCGGGTTCCGGTAAATCAACCATGATGAACCAGCTCGGGATCCTTGATGTCCCGACATCGGGAGAGCTTCTCATCGACGGGAGGAACGTGGCAAAACTGACAAGCCTTGAGCGGACCCACATGCGCCGGGATACCATCGGGTATATCTTCCAGAAATTTTACTTAATCCCGCTCCTCTCGGCATACGAGAACGTGGAATACCCCCTCATCCTGAAATACAAGAAGAGGGATACCTCCGGCAAAGCCACTGCCCTCCTGGAAGCAGTAGGAATTGACAGGGAAATGAGTGCCCACCGCCCGACCCAGCTTTCCGGTGGGCAGCAGCAGCGTGTGGCGGTGGCCCGCGCCCTGGTCAATGATCCGAAAATCCTTCTCTGCGATGAACCGACCGGCAATCTCGACCGGAAGACCGGTACCCAGATCATGGATATTCTCTGTGGCCTGCACAATGAGGGAAAGACGGTGATCATCGTGACTCATGATCCCAAGATCGCAGAATATGCACAACGTACAATACGGCTTGAAGATGGGAGGATTGCAGAATCATGA
- a CDS encoding YkgJ family cysteine cluster protein yields MTFTCQQCGECCSTMGEIIEILEQTAPLCYRIGYTTTFEKRLVEVDPDKKDLFLCRTVTTKQSLACPFLRKTAPGRSICTVHSSRPDLCRQYSCFRILISDPDGKRIGKVTENTRYLVTMDHRLREVWNRDISGLQIPDEELWEDHVERLLSGKGYRVIK; encoded by the coding sequence TTGACGTTCACCTGCCAGCAGTGCGGGGAGTGCTGCAGCACGATGGGGGAGATCATTGAGATACTTGAACAGACCGCCCCCTTATGTTACCGGATTGGCTACACAACAACCTTTGAAAAACGACTGGTAGAAGTGGACCCGGATAAGAAAGATTTGTTTCTTTGCCGTACAGTAACAACGAAACAATCTCTCGCGTGCCCGTTTCTCCGAAAGACTGCGCCGGGGAGGAGCATATGCACCGTTCACTCGTCGCGCCCCGACCTTTGCCGGCAGTATTCCTGTTTCCGGATCCTCATATCTGACCCGGATGGCAAACGTATCGGGAAAGTAACAGAAAATACCCGGTACCTGGTGACGATGGATCACCGGCTTCGGGAGGTCTGGAACCGGGACATTTCCGGCCTACAGATCCCGGACGAAGAACTCTGGGAAGACCATGTCGAACGGCTGTTATCCGGCAAGGGTTACCGGGTTATAAAATAA
- a CDS encoding isocitrate/isopropylmalate dehydrogenase family protein: MRKIAVVEGDGIGHEVIPVARSVLEMLHPEFDFFPVEVGYGMWERTGCPCADKEIRELKGADAILFGAITTPPMKDYQSVVLRIRKALDLYANLRPVPGNGFDIMIVRENTEGLYSGIEEAGPDRATTLRVVSRHGTERIVRAAIRLARERSGLLTIGHKANVIKSDVFFRDICLAEAKAAGIPYNDKFIDALSLDLLQHPKNYNVVVTTNMFGDILSDVASYLVGGLGLVPSANIGDQYALFEPVHGSAPDIAGKNIANPIAAIRSAVMLLDYLGDKAGAVRAETAIETVLAQGIRTRDLGGSAGTQEFGNAVLKVLRQQM; encoded by the coding sequence ATGAGAAAGATTGCCGTTGTTGAAGGAGATGGTATCGGCCATGAAGTTATCCCGGTTGCCCGCTCGGTACTTGAGATGCTGCATCCCGAATTCGATTTTTTCCCCGTTGAAGTGGGGTATGGTATGTGGGAGCGAACCGGCTGCCCGTGTGCCGACAAGGAAATCCGGGAGCTCAAGGGAGCCGATGCGATCCTGTTCGGAGCGATAACAACACCCCCGATGAAGGACTACCAGAGCGTTGTCCTCCGGATACGAAAGGCTCTTGACCTGTATGCCAACCTGCGGCCGGTCCCGGGTAACGGGTTCGACATTATGATCGTCAGGGAGAACACAGAAGGACTCTACTCCGGGATCGAAGAGGCCGGGCCTGACCGGGCGACGACGCTGCGGGTGGTCAGCCGGCACGGGACCGAGCGGATCGTCCGTGCCGCGATACGCCTTGCAAGGGAACGGTCCGGTCTCCTGACCATCGGTCATAAGGCGAATGTCATCAAATCCGATGTCTTTTTCAGGGACATCTGTCTTGCCGAGGCAAAAGCAGCCGGAATACCTTATAACGATAAGTTCATCGATGCCCTCTCGCTTGACCTCCTCCAGCACCCGAAGAATTACAACGTGGTTGTCACCACCAACATGTTTGGTGATATTCTTTCAGATGTTGCATCCTATCTGGTCGGAGGTCTTGGCCTCGTCCCGAGTGCAAACATCGGCGACCAGTATGCTCTGTTCGAGCCGGTGCACGGGAGTGCGCCCGATATTGCCGGAAAGAATATTGCAAACCCGATAGCCGCAATCCGGAGTGCTGTGATGCTTCTCGATTATCTGGGCGATAAAGCCGGTGCAGTCCGGGCAGAGACCGCGATTGAGACCGTTCTTGCACAGGGAATCCGGACACGGGACCTTGGCGGGTCGGCCGGAACTCAGGAATTCGGCAATGCCGTTCTGAAAGTGCTCCGCCAGCAGATGTGA
- a CDS encoding 3-isopropylmalate dehydratase — MQGHGHAVCLPADIDTDLVIAGRYLRTKDRSVWVAHVFEDLDPAIAPKLNGAVIVAGKNFGCGSSREQAPVALREAGVLAVIAPSFARIFFRNAINLGLPLIESDLTCKDGTKVSFNIHEGWVSAGRNRHTVRPLSPRMQEILDAGGLVEYWRTHQ; from the coding sequence ATGCAGGGGCATGGACATGCAGTCTGCCTGCCGGCAGATATCGATACCGACCTTGTCATTGCAGGGCGGTACCTGCGGACCAAGGACCGGTCGGTCTGGGTTGCCCATGTGTTCGAGGATCTCGATCCCGCCATTGCTCCGAAACTGAACGGTGCCGTCATCGTTGCCGGAAAGAATTTCGGCTGCGGATCATCCCGCGAACAGGCTCCTGTTGCCCTGCGGGAGGCCGGCGTTCTTGCCGTTATCGCCCCCTCGTTTGCCCGGATCTTTTTCAGGAACGCCATCAATCTCGGTCTCCCTCTCATCGAATCGGACCTTACCTGTAAGGATGGAACAAAGGTTTCGTTCAATATCCACGAAGGCTGGGTGAGTGCCGGTAGAAACCGTCACACGGTTCGCCCCCTTTCTCCCAGGATGCAGGAAATTCTCGATGCCGGCGGGCTTGTCGAATACTGGAGAACCCACCAATGA
- a CDS encoding aconitase/3-isopropylmalate dehydratase large subunit family protein, translating into MSTLSERILMAPAGEYVDRYIDRAFAHDGTGVLALEAWKRMSGVRLTDASRLYLHFDHIAPANNATTATLQHELREFAKSSFMQFSDIGGGICHQLMSEGVVLPGEIVVGADSHSVTLGAFGAFATGVGATDMAAIWLTGETWFRVPESAGIHLTGKFSGAAEAKDLALAYVGKLGTDGATYQALEFVGDGMQNLTMDDRLVLANLSVEAGAKAGLCYADETTVRYLKERGHDVMPQVPEPCAYAQELDFDLADIVPLVAVPHRVDTVKPVDQLAGLPIDQVFVGTCTNGRYSDLERFARIVRGRKVAVRTIVVPASAGILAKATRTGVLADILEAGCTIGTPGCGPCLGYHMGVIGEGEVCLSTANRNFRNRMGVGGEIYLSSVATAAASALEGEIAVPEVA; encoded by the coding sequence ATGAGTACCTTATCCGAGCGTATCCTCATGGCGCCTGCCGGTGAATACGTTGACCGGTATATTGACCGGGCATTTGCGCATGACGGGACAGGAGTACTGGCGCTGGAAGCCTGGAAGAGGATGAGTGGTGTTCGCCTGACTGATGCATCCCGGCTCTATCTCCACTTTGATCATATCGCGCCTGCCAACAATGCCACGACAGCAACCCTCCAGCACGAGCTCCGGGAGTTTGCCAAAAGCTCATTCATGCAGTTTTCCGATATCGGCGGGGGCATCTGCCACCAGCTCATGAGCGAAGGTGTCGTCCTTCCCGGAGAGATCGTTGTCGGGGCGGACTCGCACAGTGTCACCCTCGGGGCATTCGGGGCATTTGCTACCGGTGTCGGAGCAACTGATATGGCGGCAATCTGGCTCACCGGTGAAACATGGTTCCGGGTCCCGGAATCGGCAGGAATCCATCTCACGGGAAAGTTTTCCGGTGCAGCCGAAGCCAAGGATCTCGCGCTTGCCTACGTGGGAAAGCTGGGAACTGATGGCGCCACGTACCAGGCACTTGAATTCGTGGGCGACGGGATGCAGAACCTCACGATGGATGACCGGCTCGTTCTTGCCAATCTTTCCGTCGAGGCCGGGGCAAAGGCCGGCCTCTGCTATGCGGATGAGACCACCGTGCGGTATCTCAAAGAGCGGGGACACGATGTCATGCCGCAGGTCCCGGAACCCTGTGCCTATGCGCAGGAACTCGACTTCGATCTGGCGGATATCGTCCCGCTTGTCGCGGTTCCCCACCGTGTCGATACGGTGAAACCCGTTGACCAGCTTGCCGGCCTTCCGATCGACCAGGTCTTTGTCGGTACCTGCACCAACGGACGGTATTCCGACCTGGAACGGTTTGCTCGGATTGTCAGGGGCAGGAAGGTTGCGGTCCGGACAATCGTAGTTCCTGCATCTGCCGGGATCCTTGCAAAGGCGACCCGGACCGGCGTTCTTGCCGATATCCTTGAAGCCGGCTGCACAATCGGTACTCCCGGTTGTGGCCCATGCCTCGGTTACCACATGGGGGTCATCGGCGAAGGGGAAGTCTGTCTTTCTACTGCAAACCGGAATTTCCGGAACCGCATGGGTGTCGGCGGGGAGATTTACCTTTCATCGGTCGCAACTGCTGCCGCCAGTGCCCTTGAAGGTGAAATTGCGGTTCCGGAGGTGGCCTGA
- a CDS encoding homocitrate synthase family protein, protein MKPWNVEICDVTLRDGEQTPGVSFSCEEKVNIARTLDAIGIEVIEAGFPAVSPNEKQCVKTIANLGLDARICGFSRAREPDIQAAIDCGVDMVSIFIPTSELHVRLKFKKPREQVLEDALKMIDFARDHGVQVRFAAEDASRTDLPFLKEVYRRAAEHGAVLLSFADTVGCLIPSEMQRIMTGLVASVDRPFCAHCHNDMGCAVANTLTAAEAGAFQLHTTVNGIGERAGNASLEEVLVALRMKGGIDRYDLSQLTSLSHKVEKYSGITLPRNKPVTGELAFSHESGIHIAAILEDPSTYEYFPPGMVGGERRFILGKHTGKKALEHVVASLGCELTEKQICRVLDLVKDQSEHKCSITPEVLRGLIRKAKETKE, encoded by the coding sequence ATGAAACCGTGGAATGTTGAGATCTGCGATGTAACGCTGAGGGACGGCGAACAGACGCCGGGAGTATCGTTCTCCTGTGAAGAGAAGGTGAACATTGCCCGGACGCTGGATGCTATCGGTATCGAGGTCATAGAAGCCGGTTTCCCGGCAGTCTCCCCGAATGAAAAACAGTGCGTGAAGACGATTGCAAACCTGGGGCTTGATGCCCGGATCTGCGGTTTTTCGCGGGCCCGGGAACCCGATATCCAGGCAGCGATCGACTGTGGCGTCGACATGGTGAGCATCTTCATCCCGACTTCAGAGCTTCATGTCAGGCTCAAGTTCAAAAAGCCGCGGGAGCAGGTGCTCGAAGACGCCCTGAAAATGATCGATTTTGCCCGGGATCACGGGGTACAGGTACGATTTGCTGCAGAAGATGCATCCCGGACGGATCTTCCTTTCCTCAAGGAAGTTTACCGCAGGGCAGCTGAACATGGGGCTGTCCTGCTCAGTTTTGCTGATACTGTGGGATGCCTGATCCCGAGCGAGATGCAGCGCATCATGACCGGGCTTGTTGCCTCGGTAGACCGTCCGTTCTGCGCCCACTGTCACAATGACATGGGGTGTGCTGTGGCAAATACGCTCACCGCTGCCGAGGCGGGGGCATTCCAGCTCCATACCACGGTGAACGGGATCGGGGAACGGGCAGGAAATGCATCGCTCGAGGAAGTACTGGTTGCCCTGCGGATGAAAGGGGGCATTGACCGGTATGACCTGTCCCAGCTGACCTCCCTGTCGCACAAGGTGGAAAAATACTCCGGTATAACACTCCCCAGGAACAAACCGGTTACCGGGGAACTGGCATTCTCCCATGAAAGCGGCATACATATAGCAGCAATCCTCGAGGATCCTTCCACGTACGAGTATTTCCCTCCCGGTATGGTTGGTGGCGAGCGTCGGTTCATTCTCGGGAAGCACACGGGTAAAAAAGCACTCGAACATGTTGTCGCATCCCTTGGCTGCGAACTTACCGAGAAACAGATCTGCCGGGTTCTGGATCTCGTGAAGGACCAGTCAGAGCACAAGTGCAGTATCACGCCGGAAGTTCTGCGCGGTCTGATCCGGAAAGCAAAGGAGACAAAAGAATGA
- a CDS encoding thiamine pyrophosphate-dependent enzyme, translating to MKGIDALTDALLRYTDRQYTVPGFPVTDLGRLTGAEMVINEKTALEYALGDSLSGRRAAVIIKNVGVNACADPLLQAAAQGLIGGIVLVAGDDPDAAGSQTAQDSRYYGELAEIPVIEPDETTCYTSVEASLQASEQFSRVAMLRLTPAILDAEVRADIVPRQDRDGRLSSRTWTMNGRVTAAEELYRTMFAWSDESPLNRWDGEPLGAGPASGNSRVVTVHPLPSRAARMHTVNEFGRTFVRDHRGLLPPVPQNRPQALDDRGFYRTFCTNCPFKGMMDILRERDMLMICDAGCSVLGMTPPYELGVASYGMGASIAVAARSTNVALIGDYALLHSGLNALIDVYEKGLPLLCIIMKNNCTAMTGKQPAYDPVPYLSWTDPVICNAADVKTLEKELVVQDRPRTLIVEGICPEGCSHETVEC from the coding sequence ATGAAAGGAATTGACGCACTCACCGATGCTCTCCTCAGGTATACCGACCGGCAATATACCGTACCGGGATTCCCGGTTACGGATCTCGGCAGGCTGACCGGGGCCGAGATGGTGATCAATGAGAAGACTGCCCTTGAGTATGCACTCGGGGATTCATTGTCAGGCAGAAGGGCGGCAGTTATCATTAAGAACGTGGGCGTCAATGCCTGCGCCGATCCTCTTCTCCAGGCCGCAGCGCAGGGGCTTATCGGGGGTATCGTGCTCGTTGCAGGTGATGATCCGGATGCTGCGGGATCGCAGACCGCCCAGGACTCCCGCTATTACGGAGAGCTTGCAGAGATTCCCGTGATTGAACCGGATGAGACCACCTGTTACACGAGCGTAGAGGCATCGCTCCAGGCATCGGAACAGTTCTCCCGCGTTGCGATGCTCCGCCTGACACCTGCGATCCTTGATGCTGAAGTCAGAGCCGATATTGTGCCAAGGCAGGACAGGGACGGGCGCCTCTCATCGAGGACCTGGACGATGAACGGGAGGGTAACCGCAGCCGAGGAGTTGTACCGGACAATGTTTGCCTGGTCTGATGAATCGCCCCTGAACCGATGGGACGGAGAACCCCTGGGTGCAGGGCCGGCGTCCGGAAACTCGCGGGTCGTTACGGTCCATCCCCTGCCATCCCGGGCTGCGCGGATGCACACGGTCAACGAGTTCGGGAGGACGTTTGTCCGTGACCATCGCGGGCTTTTGCCCCCGGTACCGCAGAATAGGCCGCAGGCTTTGGATGACCGCGGGTTTTACCGGACATTCTGTACCAACTGCCCGTTCAAGGGCATGATGGATATCCTCCGGGAGCGGGACATGCTGATGATCTGCGATGCGGGATGCTCTGTCCTGGGGATGACACCCCCCTACGAGCTTGGCGTTGCCAGTTACGGTATGGGTGCAAGCATTGCGGTTGCAGCCCGGAGCACAAACGTGGCCCTTATCGGCGATTATGCACTCCTGCACTCGGGCCTGAATGCCCTGATTGATGTGTACGAGAAGGGACTTCCGCTTCTCTGTATCATCATGAAGAACAACTGCACGGCGATGACCGGGAAACAACCGGCATATGATCCTGTCCCTTACTTATCCTGGACCGATCCGGTCATATGCAATGCTGCCGATGTCAAGACGCTGGAAAAAGAGCTCGTGGTGCAGGACCGGCCGCGAACACTGATTGTTGAAGGAATATGTCCTGAAGGATGCAGTCATGAAACCGTGGAATGTTGA
- a CDS encoding radical SAM protein: protein MHWKDLKAELLAIGSARLIGEPAEEYIARSAAGPGAGGAGAVFFAMGNHRVKFGLNPKSSIEIAHRGGGVAQLYFEGNLIPGRLLKPGCHCPDQAFITVTGSCIFRCRYCPVPLQAGKRKSIEEIMGLVESVRHRISAISLTSGVLSSIEEEEAYVLEVVKHLLFFGLPLGVSIYPTDKTPERLKDLGVLEVKFNLEAATPELFETMCPGLEYEQIWRALDRSVELFGRGRVFSNVLIGLGETDEELDACIRKLTTHGVIPVLRPLNPVAGMTGSPRPSAERLKRVFDMHERALTEAKLDARQALTMCTNCAGCDLVPGRDE from the coding sequence ATGCACTGGAAAGACCTGAAAGCGGAATTGCTTGCCATTGGATCAGCCCGGCTTATTGGTGAACCCGCAGAGGAGTACATTGCACGCTCTGCTGCCGGCCCGGGAGCAGGAGGAGCCGGAGCGGTTTTTTTTGCCATGGGAAACCACCGGGTCAAATTCGGGCTGAATCCCAAGAGCAGTATCGAAATTGCTCACCGGGGCGGGGGAGTTGCCCAGCTGTATTTTGAGGGAAACCTGATCCCGGGCAGGCTTCTTAAACCGGGATGCCACTGTCCTGACCAGGCATTTATTACGGTTACCGGGAGCTGTATCTTCAGATGCCGCTATTGCCCGGTTCCCCTGCAGGCAGGAAAGCGTAAGTCGATCGAGGAGATCATGGGGCTGGTAGAGTCGGTACGTCACCGGATCAGCGCCATCTCCCTCACGAGCGGCGTCCTCTCCAGTATCGAGGAAGAGGAAGCATACGTGCTCGAAGTGGTAAAACACCTATTATTCTTTGGTCTTCCTCTCGGTGTCTCCATTTACCCCACCGATAAGACCCCGGAACGGCTCAAAGATCTTGGCGTACTGGAAGTGAAATTCAACCTGGAAGCCGCCACTCCCGAACTCTTTGAAACAATGTGCCCGGGACTGGAGTATGAACAGATCTGGCGGGCTCTTGACCGGTCCGTCGAATTATTCGGCAGGGGCCGTGTCTTCTCAAATGTCCTGATCGGCCTTGGAGAAACCGACGAAGAACTGGATGCCTGTATCCGGAAACTTACTACCCATGGTGTGATACCGGTGCTCCGGCCGCTCAACCCGGTTGCCGGTATGACCGGCTCCCCCCGGCCTTCTGCGGAACGGCTGAAGCGTGTGTTTGACATGCACGAACGGGCTCTTACCGAGGCGAAACTCGATGCACGGCAGGCCCTCACCATGTGCACGAACTGTGCCGGCTGCGATCTGGTGCCCGGGAGGGACGAATGA